GATATCTGCCCGAAAGGGTCACTCCCTCACCAATGGACATGTTGTTCGGATGGCCCAACTCACAGGGCCAAAGCTCTTGCTTGATTCAGATGCTCACGATGAGGGGGATTTGCTTTCGATGCGCCTCACACCCTTGATTGTTCGAGGAGCGGGGCTGACAGAGAATGAAATCTCTGAGGTGCTTTTGACCAATCCGCAGTCTTTGCTCAGCAAAGTCAGTTGAGAAAAAGGGTTCTCCGTTTGGGAAGAAGTTAACCGGAGAACCCCTCTCCATCTAGTTAGCTCTTACCGATTCTGAACACTTTGGTGCCGCACTTGGGGCAAACACCCTGTGTGGCGGGCTTCCCATTCTTTAGTTTTATGGCTTTCGGGTTCTTGATCTCTCTCTTTGCTCTACACTTGAAGCAATAGGCTTCCATCGAATCTTCCCCCTTTTCAAAATTTGACTCTGCTAGCTTCCGCTTAACTTGTAGCCTACACTCATCCTAGCCTAAATGTCAAGTGTTTTAGATAGGAAGAGCCCCATCTGCGCTATCTGTGCGTCAAAAAAGAAGCGAAGAAGTCGCCGACTTTTATCTCCACCGCTCTCTCGGAGAAGCGCCAGAAATGGTCCGCGCCTGGGACAACGGTACAAGTCTTTGGTTCAGGGAGTTGGCTGACGATGTGTTCGATCTCCTGATGACTGACGAAGCTGTCCTCTGTGCCGTAAACAAAGAGCTTGGGCTTGGTGTAGTTTTTCAGGAGTCCGGGGGAAACAAAGAAGGGGGAGATGGCTGCCATAGCTTGAACTCGCTCATCTGAGTCAGCGACGGGGATGCCCACCATGGTGCCGAAGGAGTAGCCGCAGATGGCAAGCCTAGCGGGATCGATTTCACGCAGTGTCGACAGGAAAGTGAGGGCCGCTTTCACATCATCCTGTTCGCCGATTCCGTTAGCGTGATGCCCCTCGCTTCTGCCCACCCCCCGAAAGTTGAACCTCAGCCAGGCTATCGAACTCCGGCCCAGACCAGCGCACACGGCATAGACCACGTTGTTGTCCATGCTGCCGCCATAGAGGGGATGTGGGTGGCAGACCACCACTGCAGGGAAAGGGCCCTTCCCTTCCGGTAAGCCCAGAACGCCTTCCAATGAGATTCCGCCACAGGGAAACATCAAGGACTCCTCTTTCATGTATCGGACTCCTTTCTCGTCTGGTTTTGTTTCTGAGCCCGCCATTGTTTGAGCCGTCTATCGATCTCTTTCTCAAACCCTTGATCGCTGGGCACGTAGTATCTCCGGCCCTTCAGGGCGTCCGGGAGGTTCTCCTGTTCCACGATGTGGCCGGGGAAGTTGTGAGCATATTTATATCCCTTGCCATAGCCGACATCCCGCATCAGACGCGTCTCCGGGTTGCGAAGGTGAAGGGGTACCGGATGGGTGCGGGTTTTCTCCACATCGCGCTGAACTTCTGAATATGCTGTGTAGAGGGCGTTGCTCTTGGGAGCGCTGGCCAGATAAACCACCGCTTGCGCCAGAGCAAGTTTCCCTTCCGGCATACCGATGAAATGCACAGCCTGCTGGGCGGCATTGGCCTGCACCAGCGCCTGGGGATCAGCCATGCCGATATCCTCGGAGGCGAAGCGGATCAGTCTTCTGGCGATAAAGAGAGGGTCTTCCCCGGCCTCGATCATTCTCCCCAGCCAATAGAGGGCTGCATCGGGGTCTGAACCTCGCAGTGATTTGTGCAGCGCCGAGATAAGATTGTAATGTTCTTCTCCCGACTTATCATAAAGCAGGGCGCGATGCTGGAAGGCATCCTCAATGGCGCTCAACTCAATCCGTCGCTTGTTCTGATCATCAGGTGGCGTGCCTGAAGCGGCCATTTCCAGGGCACCCAGAGCGGTGCGGGCGTCTCCATTTGACATAACGATCAAGTGTTGCAGGGCATCATCAGCTAGCTCGATACTGTGTCCTCCCAGTCCTCGTTCCGAATCCTGCAGAGCTTTCTGAATAATGGTCCTGATCTGGTCATCGGTGAGCAGGTTCAGGGTGAAGACGCGGCAGCGGGAGAGAAGCGCGGAGATTACTTCGAACGAAGGATTCTCAGTGGTGGCCCCGATGAGAGTGATGGTGCCGTTTTCCACATGGGGCAGAATAGCGTCCTGCTGGGCTTTGTTGAAGCGGTGAATCTCATCGATGAAAAGGATTGTGCGTTGACCGTGCATGCCTCGCCGCTCCTTGGCCTCTTCGACAACCTTTCTGAGATCAGCCACACCGGCGTTGACGGCGCTGACGGGACTGAAATGCGACCTGGTGACGGCGGCAACGACGAAGGCCAGAGTGGTCTTGCCACTCCCCGGTGGACCCCACAGAATGATTGAAGGAATCTGGTCTTGCTCGATAGCCCGGCGCAAGACCCTTCCTTCTCCCACGATATGCTCCTGCCCCACAAACTCGGCGAAGCTACGGGGTCGCATGCGGGCAGCAAGAGGAGCTTCTTTTTGTAGTTGCTTTTCTCGATTCAGATCAAAGAGGTTCATGTTTGACCGGCTATGTAGAATCCGCCACGCGATGTTCTGACCAGAGAGGTGTCTCGCGTGTTTGTCTTCCGCTCCGATTATAGCACAGCATCAAGAGAGCCGACTTCGGGACGTTCCCGAATGGCGACCACTGAGTCGCACGTACGATCCGGTGCTTTGAGGGCAGACAGGCACACTGATTCTATCTCCATCGCAGTCATCTCACCTTGCGGAAGAAATCGCGTATGTCGGCGACAAGTAATTCTGGTTCTTCCAGAGCGGCAAAGTGCCCGCCGCGGGGCATATCGGTCCAGTGGATCAGGTTGTAGCTCTTTTTGGCCCAGTTTCGAGGAACCTTGATGATGTCTTTGGGGAATATGGCCCCGCCAACTGGAGCTTTGATATCCGTGGGAGGGAAGCCCGATCCGGCCCGCGCCATTTCCAGATACAGCCTCATCGATGAAGTGATAGTGCCCGTCACCCAATAGAGAGTGATGTTGGTCAGCAGTTCGTCTTTGGTAAAGGAGTTTTCGATATTTCCCCTGCAGTCGCTCCAGGCGCGGAACTTCTCCAGTATCCAGCCGGCTAGCCCGGCCGGTGAGTCGTTGAGGGCATAGGCGATGCTCTGGGGCCGAGTGGAATGGATATGGTAATACCCCCGACCCGAGGTGTTATACTCTTGAGTCTCCTTAAGATAGCCGAGTTCACGCGGCGTAAGCCCTTCCATGGGGTTCAGAACGCCTGCGGGAGGGGTCGCCGAAACCATATTGAGATGAATTCCGATGCAGTGCTGGGGGTCTGTTTTTCCCATATAGGTGGAGATGATAGCACCCCAGTCTCCGCCCTGCGCTCCATAGCGGGGATAATCCAGCCGACTCATCAGCTCCGCCTCGATTCGCGCAACCTGCTCCGGACTCATGCCAGGCTCCCTCGGAGCTTCAGAGAAACCGTACCCGGGAATCGAAGGGCAGACGACGTGAAAAGCGTCCCGTGCGTCACCTCCGTGAGATACGGGATCGGTCAGAGGGCCGATGATCTTAACAAATTCTGTGATAGAGCCGGGCCAGCCATGCGTGATGACCAATGGCAATGCATCAGGCTCTTTGGACCGCGCATGGATGAAATGAATATTCAGCCCGGCAATCTGGGCGGTGAATTGGGGAAAGCGATTGAGCTCAGCTTCCTGTGCGCGCCAGTCAAAACCATTCTGCCAGTAATCACAGAGGCTTTTCAAGTATAGCAGATCAGTGCCGTAGGACCAGTCACCGTCGTTGATTTGGTCAGGCCACCGCGTTCGGGAGAGGCGATCGCGCAGATCGTCAAGAACCGCTTCGGGGACATGAATTCTGAAAGGCATTATGTCTGACATCGTCTTTCTCCTGTTTGTGATAATTGTAAGCTGTGGTTGCCTCGTGTCTAATAGATAACCATGATACCTTTAACATCAGAAAGGGATCGCTTCGCCTTTTGACATGATTAACAACGGGGTAGGTCTCCTGGTGCGGACAATATAACACAGATAAAAGGGGAAGTAAATGAGGCCCATTGACTTCTTCACCGCATCGTGTTTTTATGGATTCTGACAGATCAGATCGATCTGGTGGGAGTGCCGGGAATGAGCCAAAAAGTACAAAAAGAGACCCTGGATGAATTCGATCACTTGGTGATCAGAGAGCTGGAGATTGATGCCCGAAAGACCTGCTTGGATATTGCTGTGGCGCTGGGCACGAGCAACACCACGGTTCGCCGAAGATTGCAGAATTTGCTGGACAAGCGCATGCTCTCGCTCGTCACCATCACTAATCCTCAAGCTTTGGGATATCTGACACTGGCAATTCTGCGAATGACCACGACTCCTGGCTGCGTTGATGCCGTGGCAACGCAGCTGGCATCCTTGCCCTACACTCAGACCATCGCTGCCACAACGGGAAGTTGCGATATCATGGTCTCTTTGCCGATCCGAGATCTTGACGAGCTATCCAATGTTGTCTCCAGGGATATGAACAGCATCCCGGATATCACCAACATTGAAACATTGCTGGTCCTGAAAACATTTAAGCACGACTGGCCATATATGGGCAGTAGCGATTGCCTTGTCAAGCGCAAATCCGGTAGCTATGATCTGGATGCACTGGATATCTCTCTTATCAGAGAACTGGAATTGGAGCCCAGGGGAACAATTTCACACCTGGCCCAGAAATTGGGCACAAGCAGAGCCACTGTGAGCAAAAAGCTGCAAACACTGCGCTCTGAAGGGATTATTCGAATCATCAGCATCCCCGATCTGAACGCCTTGGGTTACAAGGTGTGGGTTGTGTTGCAACTTAAAGTCGTTCCTTCAAAAATCCCTGAGGTGGTTGAGGAACTCACCCGTTATCCGAATGTTACCCATATTGCCATGCTCACAGGCATGTTCGAGCTGAGCGCTGCGGCGATATTCAAAGACAGTGATGAAATGTATGATTTCACCGTTCATAAATTGGGCCGTATTCCCGGAGTCATCCGGCATGAAACAGTTTTGAATTTGAAAAGCTATAAGCGAACCTACAATCTGGTTGCTCAAAACAACCGTTCGGATGAATAAGATCGGATACTGATTTTCTGCAGTGACCGACTCGTCTCTCTGGTTGGTCTGCGGCTTTGCTTCCGAAAGACGTTCTTCTCCAGCAGGGAGATGAAGAAGAGGTGAAGGATTCCCCCAACGATTGGGGGTTGAGTTAGATTTCTTCAGCATTCTGCTAGATTCAAGAATTCCCGGATTGAGGGCAAGAGAATTTGCTTTGATTTTATCTCCCAGCTATGGTAGTATCTTAGTTGCCCATTAGAACACGTCGGGGAGTAGCGCAGCCTGGTTTAGCGCACCTGCATGGGGTGCAGGGGGTCGGAGGTTCGAATCCTCTCTCCCCGATTTTCCAAGCCTCAATAGAATGAACCTGAAAGGGCTAGTCGGATCACGGCTAGCCCTGTTGGTGTGTGCTAGGATGAACCTCTCCGGTCTGCTGCCACTGCTCCAGAGCATGCCTGCCGATCAGAGCCTTCAGGGTTTCGATCAGCAGGAGGTAACGGTCTTTGACGCCGTCAGACCGCTGGTGATGGCTACTCTCCACCATGATGTCAACATTCCAACTCTGGTGATCACGCCCAACGCCGAGGAGGCCAAGCGGCTTTATGATGAGCTGGTTGCCTGGTGCCATCCCGGTGCTCGGGTTCTTCTCTTTCCGGAGACGGACGTTCTCCCCTATGAGCACCTGACTCCTGATTCTGCCATTATCCAGCAGAGGCTGCGGGTGTTGTCTATCCTGAAGGATCCGGGTGGCACATCACCGTTTATTATTGCTTCTGCACGTGCGGTTTTGCTGAAGACCCTTCACGCTGCTGCCTTTGCTATACAAGTAGTGAAAACGGGTAATCGGATGGACTTGAATCGCCTGTTATCCCGGCTGGTATCGATAGGCTACGAGGCGGGCGAGATTGTGGAGACCCCTGGAACGATCAGCAAGCGGGGCGGTATTATCGATGTCTATTCCCCCAATAATGATTATCCGGCGCGGATCGAATTTCTCGGCAGCGATGTAGAGAGCATCCGGTGGTTCGATCCAGTCACCCAGCGCTCCATGCGCTTTGTGGAGTCTCTTGCGATTGTGCCTGCCCGTGAGATGATCGGGCCCTCGAAGGAATCGGTTCAAAAGGCTTTTGATTCCGTTGATCTCTCCAACTGCAATGTCCAAACCAGAGAGGCCATCGGCGCGGATATGGAACTTCTGCTCCAGGGGCAGTGGCGTGACGGGCTTGAGTTTTATCTGCCGCTTTTCGATGCCGATACCCTCATGGACTATTTCCCTGCCGATGCACTGGTGATCACGGATGATCCGGATAACATCGCTGCTGAACTGGCCGATCTGGAATCTCAGGCGGACCAGCTGCGGCAAGGCCAGGTGGAGAGAGGGGAGCTTCCCAGGAATTTTCCGCTGCCCTATTTTCTCCGTGCCGATCTGGAGGAAAAGCGAGCCAGAATAGGGCGATCCATCTCGTTCCGGAGGTGGGGCGATCAAAGGGAAAATGCGCTTTTCAACTTCGGAGCGGCTATCAGCTATGGCGGGAACATATCCCGGTTTCTCGATGACGCCTCTCGCGGACTTAAAGAGGGCCGCCGAATTGTGGTGATCTCCCAGCAGGCGAGCCGATTGGCAGAATTATTTAGTGAACATGGCATACTGACCTCTCCTGTGGAGCAGATCGACAATTTGCCGCCACCGGGTTTGCTGATGCTGGTGCACGGCTCGCTCTCCTCCGGTGGCTGGACATCGGGCGAGACCTCACTTTTCACCGATATGGAACTCTTCGGCTATGTCAAAGAGCGTCGGTCATCCCCCAAGCGTCGTTCCCAGCACCAGATATTTCTTTCCGATCTGGCCGTTGGCGATTATGTGGTGCACATCGATCATGGCATCGCTCGATTCAATGGCACCACCATTCTGAAGACAGAGGGTGTGGAGCGGGAGTATCTGGTCCTGGAATACGCCGAAGGCGATAAACTCTATGTTCCCACGGATCAGGTTGACCGGGTGGCTCGATATGTGGGTTCCGGGGGGTATTTACCGGCTCTCAGCCGACTCAACACACAGGAATGGGATCGAAGCAAAGAACGAGTCAAGGGAGCCACCAGGGAAATGGCAGGAGAACTTCTGGCGATCTATGCTGCCAGGGAGGTATCCGAAGGTATAGCATTTGAACCTGATACCCCGTGGGAGAGACAACTGGAAGCTTCCTTTCCTTATGTGGAGACGCCGGATCAGGCCAGAACCATCGCCGAGGTCAAGCAGGATATGGAAAGTGCCAAGCCTATGGATCGACTTGTCTGCGGCGATGTGGGCTACGGAAAAACCGAGATCGCCGTCCGGGCCGCTTTCAAGGCGGTGGCCAGCGGTATGCAGGTGGCGGTTCTGGTTCCGACCACCGTTCTGGCCCAGCAGCACTATACTACCTTCACCCATCGGCTGGCGGCTTTCCCGATCCGCATTGAGGTCCTCAGCC
The nucleotide sequence above comes from Dehalococcoidia bacterium. Encoded proteins:
- a CDS encoding DUF5679 domain-containing protein produces the protein MEAYCFKCRAKREIKNPKAIKLKNGKPATQGVCPKCGTKVFRIGKS
- a CDS encoding dienelactone hydrolase family protein, giving the protein MKEESLMFPCGGISLEGVLGLPEGKGPFPAVVVCHPHPLYGGSMDNNVVYAVCAGLGRSSIAWLRFNFRGVGRSEGHHANGIGEQDDVKAALTFLSTLREIDPARLAICGYSFGTMVGIPVADSDERVQAMAAISPFFVSPGLLKNYTKPKLFVYGTEDSFVSHQEIEHIVSQLPEPKTCTVVPGADHFWRFSERAVEIKVGDFFASFLTHR
- a CDS encoding replication-associated recombination protein A, coding for MNLFDLNREKQLQKEAPLAARMRPRSFAEFVGQEHIVGEGRVLRRAIEQDQIPSIILWGPPGSGKTTLAFVVAAVTRSHFSPVSAVNAGVADLRKVVEEAKERRGMHGQRTILFIDEIHRFNKAQQDAILPHVENGTITLIGATTENPSFEVISALLSRCRVFTLNLLTDDQIRTIIQKALQDSERGLGGHSIELADDALQHLIVMSNGDARTALGALEMAASGTPPDDQNKRRIELSAIEDAFQHRALLYDKSGEEHYNLISALHKSLRGSDPDAALYWLGRMIEAGEDPLFIARRLIRFASEDIGMADPQALVQANAAQQAVHFIGMPEGKLALAQAVVYLASAPKSNALYTAYSEVQRDVEKTRTHPVPLHLRNPETRLMRDVGYGKGYKYAHNFPGHIVEQENLPDALKGRRYYVPSDQGFEKEIDRRLKQWRAQKQNQTRKESDT
- a CDS encoding epoxide hydrolase — translated: MSDIMPFRIHVPEAVLDDLRDRLSRTRWPDQINDGDWSYGTDLLYLKSLCDYWQNGFDWRAQEAELNRFPQFTAQIAGLNIHFIHARSKEPDALPLVITHGWPGSITEFVKIIGPLTDPVSHGGDARDAFHVVCPSIPGYGFSEAPREPGMSPEQVARIEAELMSRLDYPRYGAQGGDWGAIISTYMGKTDPQHCIGIHLNMVSATPPAGVLNPMEGLTPRELGYLKETQEYNTSGRGYYHIHSTRPQSIAYALNDSPAGLAGWILEKFRAWSDCRGNIENSFTKDELLTNITLYWVTGTITSSMRLYLEMARAGSGFPPTDIKAPVGGAIFPKDIIKVPRNWAKKSYNLIHWTDMPRGGHFAALEEPELLVADIRDFFRKVR
- a CDS encoding Lrp/AsnC family transcriptional regulator, with protein sequence MSQKVQKETLDEFDHLVIRELEIDARKTCLDIAVALGTSNTTVRRRLQNLLDKRMLSLVTITNPQALGYLTLAILRMTTTPGCVDAVATQLASLPYTQTIAATTGSCDIMVSLPIRDLDELSNVVSRDMNSIPDITNIETLLVLKTFKHDWPYMGSSDCLVKRKSGSYDLDALDISLIRELELEPRGTISHLAQKLGTSRATVSKKLQTLRSEGIIRIISIPDLNALGYKVWVVLQLKVVPSKIPEVVEELTRYPNVTHIAMLTGMFELSAAAIFKDSDEMYDFTVHKLGRIPGVIRHETVLNLKSYKRTYNLVAQNNRSDE
- the mfd gene encoding transcription-repair coupling factor — protein: MNLKGLVGSRLALLVCARMNLSGLLPLLQSMPADQSLQGFDQQEVTVFDAVRPLVMATLHHDVNIPTLVITPNAEEAKRLYDELVAWCHPGARVLLFPETDVLPYEHLTPDSAIIQQRLRVLSILKDPGGTSPFIIASARAVLLKTLHAAAFAIQVVKTGNRMDLNRLLSRLVSIGYEAGEIVETPGTISKRGGIIDVYSPNNDYPARIEFLGSDVESIRWFDPVTQRSMRFVESLAIVPAREMIGPSKESVQKAFDSVDLSNCNVQTREAIGADMELLLQGQWRDGLEFYLPLFDADTLMDYFPADALVITDDPDNIAAELADLESQADQLRQGQVERGELPRNFPLPYFLRADLEEKRARIGRSISFRRWGDQRENALFNFGAAISYGGNISRFLDDASRGLKEGRRIVVISQQASRLAELFSEHGILTSPVEQIDNLPPPGLLMLVHGSLSSGGWTSGETSLFTDMELFGYVKERRSSPKRRSQHQIFLSDLAVGDYVVHIDHGIARFNGTTILKTEGVEREYLVLEYAEGDKLYVPTDQVDRVARYVGSGGYLPALSRLNTQEWDRSKERVKGATREMAGELLAIYAAREVSEGIAFEPDTPWERQLEASFPYVETPDQARTIAEVKQDMESAKPMDRLVCGDVGYGKTEIAVRAAFKAVASGMQVAVLVPTTVLAQQHYTTFTHRLAAFPIRIEVLSRFRSPREQQKVVEDLASGSVDICIGTHRLLQSDVIFNNLGLVVIDEEQKFGVAHKEKLKKLRSEVDVLTLTATPIPRTLHMAMVGARDMSAIETAPEARLPVKTYVGEWDSEMVREAILRELDRKGQVFFVHNRVESIGFVAEQLRELVPEARIVVGHGQMPEEVLESVMLDFTSGKYNVLACTTIIESGLDVPNANTLIINHADKLGLTQLYHLRGRVGRSDVRAYAYLLYDKDKRLTDLAQKRLKTIFEATELGAGYRIAMRDLEIRGAGNILGSEQSGNVGAVGFDLYCRLLADAVAELKAGVGAVIQRPELPTVDIPLTAHIPETYVPDLSGRLAIYHRLAKLESLEQVKDLQQELKDRFGQVPQPVQNLLLGIRLRLLGAQAGIQRIFTEGSQVVVAIGSESTISRASLQRSFGSSVKVGPNQIRLDIKQMGNFWTRILEQVLRTMIPKK